Proteins from a genomic interval of Micromonospora sp. NBC_00389:
- a CDS encoding amylo-alpha-1,6-glucosidase, translating to MGQSNTVRILDGNTFVVCEDTGDIEATPSEPTGLFSIDTRFLSTWVLTVNGERLNSLSFDDLQYFESRFFLVPGMATHYIDAKLSIIRERAVGGSFREQLTILNHDEKPVDLEIRMDAASDFADLFQVKDEILNKKGEIYTEVEADRLRLGYRRGNFKRETVISSSVAARYDSTGFVYTVHLEPNEQWEAAIDVQTNAVGPGGRDLRFGLRVHGNERLALQHDLEKWIADAPKVNSEHGRVSSTYQRSLIDLAALRFSPLSLGGATLPAAGLPWFMTMFGRDSILTCLQTLPFTPQLSKTTLRVLASLQGSRFDDFRDEDPGRILHEMRYGETAAFEEQPHSPYYGSVDATPLFVVLLDEYERWTGDVALVKELEQESRAALRWIDNYADLVGNGYIWYERRNTDTGLENQCWKDSWDSISYRDGTLPPFPRATCEVQGYAYDAKIRAARMARLFWGDPEFADQLEREAAELKVRFNRDWWVDDGEYFALALDPDGRQCDTLSSNIGHLLWSGIVDPERAEKIAQHLVGPRLFTGWGVRTLAEGEVRYNPIGYHNGTIWPFDNSFIAWGLRRYGFAEEAAAIASGILDAATYFDGRLPEAFGGYPRELTKFPVEYPTACSPQAWSTGTPLLLLRTMLGLEPHEGHLAVEPRLPVGMGRIEVLDIPGRWGRVDAFARGRLDLHNLAD from the coding sequence ATGGGCCAGAGCAACACGGTCCGGATCCTGGACGGCAACACGTTCGTGGTCTGCGAGGACACCGGTGACATCGAGGCGACGCCGAGCGAGCCGACCGGGCTGTTCTCCATCGACACCCGGTTTCTGTCCACCTGGGTGCTGACCGTGAACGGCGAGCGGCTCAACTCGCTCTCCTTCGACGACCTCCAGTACTTCGAGTCGCGCTTCTTCCTGGTGCCGGGGATGGCCACGCACTACATCGACGCCAAGTTGTCGATCATCCGGGAGCGTGCGGTCGGCGGGAGCTTCCGCGAGCAGCTCACCATCCTCAACCACGACGAGAAGCCGGTGGACCTGGAAATCCGAATGGACGCGGCGTCGGACTTCGCCGACCTGTTCCAGGTCAAGGACGAGATCCTGAACAAGAAGGGCGAGATCTACACCGAGGTCGAGGCGGACCGGCTGCGGTTGGGCTACCGCCGGGGCAACTTCAAACGGGAGACGGTCATCTCCTCGTCTGTGGCGGCCCGCTACGACAGCACGGGATTCGTGTACACCGTCCACCTGGAGCCCAATGAGCAGTGGGAAGCGGCGATCGACGTCCAGACCAACGCGGTCGGGCCCGGCGGCCGGGACCTGCGCTTCGGACTGCGGGTGCACGGCAACGAACGGCTCGCCCTCCAGCACGACCTGGAGAAGTGGATCGCGGACGCCCCCAAGGTCAACAGTGAGCACGGCCGGGTATCCAGCACGTACCAGCGCAGCCTGATCGACCTGGCGGCGCTGCGCTTCTCGCCGCTGTCGCTCGGCGGCGCCACCCTGCCGGCCGCCGGCCTGCCCTGGTTCATGACGATGTTCGGCCGGGACAGCATTCTCACCTGCCTGCAGACGCTGCCGTTCACCCCGCAACTGTCGAAGACCACGCTGCGCGTCCTGGCCTCCCTGCAGGGCAGCCGGTTCGACGACTTCCGGGACGAGGACCCCGGGCGGATCCTGCACGAGATGCGCTACGGCGAGACCGCCGCGTTCGAGGAGCAGCCGCACTCGCCGTACTACGGCTCGGTGGACGCCACACCGCTGTTCGTGGTGCTGCTCGACGAGTACGAGCGGTGGACCGGTGACGTGGCGCTGGTCAAGGAGTTGGAGCAGGAGTCCCGGGCGGCGCTGCGGTGGATCGACAACTACGCCGACCTGGTCGGCAACGGCTACATCTGGTACGAGCGGCGCAACACCGACACCGGCCTGGAGAACCAGTGCTGGAAGGACTCCTGGGACTCGATCTCCTACCGGGACGGCACGCTGCCGCCGTTCCCCCGGGCCACCTGCGAGGTGCAGGGGTACGCGTACGACGCGAAGATCCGGGCGGCCCGGATGGCCCGGCTGTTCTGGGGTGACCCGGAGTTCGCCGACCAGTTGGAGCGGGAGGCGGCAGAGCTGAAGGTGCGGTTCAACCGGGACTGGTGGGTGGACGACGGCGAGTACTTCGCCCTGGCCCTGGACCCGGACGGCCGCCAGTGCGACACCCTCAGCTCCAACATCGGCCACCTGCTGTGGAGCGGGATCGTCGATCCGGAGCGGGCCGAGAAGATCGCGCAGCACCTGGTGGGGCCGCGGCTCTTCACCGGGTGGGGGGTGCGGACGCTGGCCGAGGGGGAGGTCCGGTACAACCCGATCGGCTACCACAACGGCACGATCTGGCCGTTCGACAACTCCTTCATCGCCTGGGGCCTGCGCCGGTACGGCTTCGCCGAGGAGGCCGCCGCCATCGCCAGCGGCATCCTGGACGCCGCCACCTACTTCGACGGCCGGTTGCCGGAGGCGTTCGGCGGCTACCCGCGGGAGCTGACCAAGTTCCCGGTGGAGTACCCGACGGCGTGCAGCCCGCAGGCCTGGTCGACCGGTACGCCGCTGCTGCTGCTGCGCACCATGCTCGGCCTGGAACCGCACGAGGGGCACCTCGCGGTCGAACCACGGCTGCCGGTGGGGATGGGCCGGATCGAGGTGCTGGATATTCCGGGCCGCTGGGGTCGGGTGGACGCGTTCGCCCGGGGCCGGCTGGACCTCCACAACCTCGCCGACTGA
- a CDS encoding SCP2 sterol-binding domain-containing protein: MVDATTRFFEDLDRRGYEPLLAKASGTLRIDLQEGAQTRHWLLRIDHGRVDVSQEDREADTVLGTSPALFDDIAAGREHGLAALFRGDMTVLGDARLVVQVERVFPGSPDARGPRRRFAGEVH; encoded by the coding sequence ATGGTGGACGCGACCACGAGGTTCTTCGAGGACCTGGACCGGCGGGGGTACGAACCCCTGCTGGCGAAGGCATCCGGGACACTGCGCATCGACCTGCAGGAGGGGGCGCAGACCAGGCACTGGCTGCTGCGGATCGACCACGGCCGGGTGGACGTGAGCCAGGAGGACCGGGAGGCCGACACGGTCCTCGGGACCAGCCCGGCGCTCTTCGACGACATCGCCGCGGGCCGCGAGCACGGACTGGCCGCCCTGTTCCGGGGGGACATGACGGTGCTGGGTGACGCCCGGCTGGTGGTGCAGGTGGAGCGGGTCTTCCCGGGTTCCCCGGACGCCCGCGGGCCGCGCCGGCGCTTCGCGGGGGAGGTGCACTGA
- a CDS encoding DNA glycosylase AlkZ-like family protein, which produces MTVQTPEVDRRQVLAYRVGAQQLDRSGGRRPGDLAVLALGVQDTPYGSARQALAARGATEPDDRLELVWSMRGAPHLHRRAELPTLAAAIWPLSDADATRRIPGQIGAGARLGLAAFRATAEAFQAVVTTELERGVVSRAVSDRVPAELTYDCRTCQARHISGAVFQQVGLAGGVRLVVVGRAARLAPLPDWPGPPAEAAHTAELITTYLRLLGPATPADAAGFLGSTATELRRVWPAGLAEVRVDGRAAWLPADALDALTGAAASRLVRLLPPGDPFLAGRDRDLLVPEREHQQQLWRAIGNPGALLVDGEVVGTWRARQAGKGRLELTVSPWSALSARVRREVDAEAATVAAARAATDVRVQVEPI; this is translated from the coding sequence ATGACGGTGCAGACGCCAGAGGTCGACCGCCGGCAGGTGCTCGCCTACCGGGTCGGGGCCCAGCAGCTCGACCGCTCCGGCGGCCGGCGTCCGGGCGACCTGGCGGTGCTGGCCCTCGGCGTGCAGGACACGCCCTACGGCTCGGCCCGGCAGGCGCTTGCGGCGCGCGGCGCGACCGAGCCGGACGACCGGCTGGAGCTGGTCTGGTCGATGCGGGGCGCCCCGCATCTGCACCGGCGTGCCGAGCTGCCGACGCTGGCCGCGGCCATCTGGCCGCTCAGTGACGCCGACGCCACCCGGCGGATCCCCGGGCAGATCGGCGCGGGTGCCCGGCTCGGGCTGGCCGCGTTCCGGGCCACCGCCGAGGCGTTCCAGGCGGTGGTCACCACCGAGTTGGAACGCGGCGTGGTCAGCCGGGCGGTCTCCGACCGGGTGCCTGCGGAGTTGACCTACGACTGCCGGACGTGCCAGGCGCGGCACATCTCCGGGGCGGTGTTCCAGCAGGTCGGGCTCGCCGGCGGGGTGCGCCTGGTGGTCGTTGGGCGGGCCGCCCGGCTCGCCCCGCTGCCCGACTGGCCCGGCCCACCCGCCGAGGCGGCGCACACGGCCGAGCTGATCACGACCTACCTGCGGCTGCTCGGCCCGGCCACCCCCGCCGACGCGGCCGGCTTCCTGGGCTCCACCGCGACGGAGCTGCGCCGGGTCTGGCCGGCGGGCCTGGCCGAGGTACGGGTCGACGGCCGGGCCGCCTGGCTGCCGGCCGACGCGCTCGACGCGTTGACCGGCGCTGCCGCGTCACGGCTGGTGCGGCTGCTGCCGCCGGGCGACCCCTTCCTCGCCGGCCGCGACCGTGACCTGCTGGTGCCGGAGCGGGAGCACCAGCAGCAGCTGTGGCGGGCGATCGGCAATCCCGGTGCCCTGCTGGTGGACGGCGAGGTGGTCGGCACCTGGCGGGCGCGGCAGGCCGGAAAGGGGCGGCTGGAGCTGACGGTCAGCCCGTGGTCGGCGTTGTCGGCCCGGGTCCGACGGGAGGTCG